A DNA window from Parabacteroides johnsonii DSM 18315 contains the following coding sequences:
- a CDS encoding cytochrome c peroxidase translates to MLNTILCKRTALPLGLLSLALVLPSCGSSEYKKYADNQAKQVASILRENGCMQCHSATAALPFYGNLPLIGPTVKADMQEGTRYLDLTAMLEALDNGQLVSEADLAKVEDAALSGSMPPAKYTHMPMHWGTNLNSDEKAVLLSWAKEVRKKNYSTPTVAEEFANEPVQPLMASIPTDPAKVALGFDLYHDTRLSGDNTISCATCHGLETAGVDRKQYSEGIDGQFGGVNAPTVYNSALNILQFWDGRAADLKEQAAGPPLNPVEMGSHSFDDISAKLAEDKELSKRFLEVYPEGFNQSTITDAIAEFEKTLLTPSRFDKYLMGDKTALTAEEVAGYELFKENKCATCHTGVNLGGQSFEYMGIKKSYFDYRGTGLTDGDNGRYSVTKNEQDRHRFKTPTLRNVMLTPPYMHDGSIATVEDAIRIMHQFQIGKNISDADTKSLVAFLNTLTGEYKGELLQ, encoded by the coding sequence ATGCTTAACACTATTCTTTGTAAGAGGACGGCATTACCTTTAGGGCTGCTATCATTGGCTCTGGTTCTGCCATCGTGTGGTTCCTCCGAATACAAGAAGTATGCGGATAACCAGGCAAAACAGGTTGCTTCCATCCTTCGTGAGAACGGATGTATGCAATGTCACTCGGCTACGGCGGCGCTTCCTTTTTACGGTAATCTTCCCCTGATCGGCCCGACTGTCAAGGCGGATATGCAGGAAGGTACGCGCTATCTGGACCTGACGGCGATGTTGGAGGCCCTCGACAATGGCCAGCTCGTTTCCGAAGCCGACCTGGCGAAGGTGGAAGATGCTGCTCTCTCCGGTTCGATGCCTCCCGCCAAGTACACGCACATGCCGATGCACTGGGGGACGAATCTTAATAGCGACGAAAAGGCTGTCTTGCTTTCCTGGGCGAAGGAGGTCCGTAAGAAGAACTATTCGACACCTACCGTCGCCGAAGAATTCGCCAACGAACCTGTACAGCCGTTGATGGCTTCTATCCCGACCGATCCGGCAAAGGTGGCTTTAGGCTTCGATCTCTATCATGATACGCGTCTTTCCGGTGATAACACGATTTCGTGTGCGACCTGCCATGGGCTGGAGACTGCCGGTGTGGACCGTAAGCAATATTCCGAAGGTATAGACGGACAGTTCGGCGGTGTGAATGCCCCGACCGTGTATAACTCGGCTTTGAATATCCTCCAGTTCTGGGACGGCCGTGCTGCCGACCTGAAGGAACAGGCTGCCGGGCCTCCTTTGAACCCGGTTGAAATGGGCAGTCACTCGTTCGACGATATTTCGGCCAAGCTGGCGGAAGACAAGGAATTGAGCAAACGTTTCCTCGAAGTGTATCCGGAAGGGTTCAACCAGTCTACGATCACCGACGCTATCGCCGAGTTTGAAAAGACGTTGCTCACGCCGAGCCGTTTCGACAAGTATTTGATGGGCGATAAGACGGCTCTGACTGCCGAAGAGGTTGCCGGATACGAATTGTTTAAGGAGAATAAATGCGCTACCTGCCATACGGGTGTGAACTTGGGCGGACAGTCTTTCGAGTATATGGGAATCAAGAAAAGCTACTTCGATTACCGCGGAACAGGATTGACGGACGGTGACAACGGACGTTATTCCGTTACGAAGAACGAGCAGGACCGTCATCGTTTCAAGACTCCGACCCTGCGTAACGTGATGCTTACCCCGCCGTATATGCACGACGGATCGATCGCGACGGTCGAAGATGCTATCCGCATCATGCACCAGTTCCAGATCGGTAAGAACATTTCGGATGCGGATACCAAGAGTCTCGTGGCGTTCCTGAACACGCTCACCGGAGAATATAAGGGCGAGCTGCTACAATAA
- a CDS encoding TolC family protein, which yields MYRPVLLILLMMPVWAGAAQERVVRLSLDDALERFAACNLSLIAERYNIDMAEAQVMQAKLFENPVISLEQNIYNRNNGKYFDLGKEGEAVVEIEQLIYIAGQRNKRVRLEKINKERAAYQFEEVLRTLRGELKEKFVDLYYTRKSLSVYDREIGYLGTVLDVYKEQNAKGNVSLLEKSRIQALLLSLRQERNGISNEAVALEGDLRLLLGLKRGEVLEPLFDESVLDRISLDKLPFAELSARIAERPDLKQAEADIRASEADVRLQRSLAFPEVSLKGAYDRAGNFCNNYFAIGLSVSVPIFNRNQGNIKSARLSVLRNNSLAELARRQADNELFACYTKLEKALELYHSSDYELERDFNRIIEGVNAGFQKRNISLLEFIDYYEAYKETCLQLYGMQKEVVMAVEELNTVVGVEGVSI from the coding sequence ATGTACAGACCTGTTTTATTGATCTTGTTGATGATGCCTGTGTGGGCGGGGGCGGCACAGGAGAGGGTGGTCCGGCTGTCGTTGGACGACGCCCTTGAACGTTTCGCCGCTTGTAACCTGTCTTTGATCGCCGAGCGTTATAATATCGATATGGCGGAGGCGCAGGTGATGCAGGCGAAGCTGTTCGAGAATCCGGTCATTTCGCTCGAACAGAATATCTACAACCGCAATAATGGCAAGTATTTCGATCTGGGAAAGGAAGGCGAGGCGGTGGTGGAGATCGAACAGTTGATCTATATTGCCGGCCAGCGCAACAAGCGGGTCCGCTTGGAAAAGATCAATAAGGAGAGGGCGGCATATCAGTTTGAAGAGGTGCTCCGCACGCTTCGGGGAGAGCTGAAGGAGAAGTTCGTCGACCTTTATTATACCCGGAAATCCTTGTCGGTCTATGACCGGGAGATCGGATACCTGGGAACTGTCTTGGATGTTTATAAGGAACAGAATGCGAAAGGGAATGTCTCTCTCTTGGAGAAGTCGCGCATACAGGCTTTGCTGCTTTCGCTGAGACAGGAGAGGAACGGCATTTCGAATGAGGCGGTCGCTTTGGAGGGAGATCTGCGTTTGCTTTTGGGGTTGAAGAGGGGGGAGGTCCTGGAACCGCTTTTCGATGAATCGGTGCTGGACCGCATCAGTCTGGATAAACTCCCGTTCGCTGAATTGAGTGCCCGTATAGCCGAGCGTCCCGACCTGAAACAGGCGGAGGCGGACATACGGGCTTCGGAGGCGGATGTGCGTTTGCAGCGGTCGCTCGCTTTCCCTGAAGTGAGCTTGAAAGGGGCTTATGACAGGGCGGGGAACTTCTGCAACAATTACTTTGCCATCGGATTGAGTGTCTCTGTCCCCATCTTCAACCGTAACCAGGGAAATATCAAATCGGCACGCCTCTCTGTCCTTCGCAACAACAGTTTGGCGGAGCTGGCACGCAGGCAGGCGGATAACGAGCTTTTTGCTTGTTACACGAAGCTGGAAAAGGCGTTGGAGCTTTACCATTCCTCGGATTATGAGCTGGAGCGGGATTTCAATCGCATCATCGAAGGGGTGAACGCCGGTTTCCAAAAGCGCAACATCAGCCTGTTGGAGTTTATCGATTATTATGAGGCTTATAAGGAGACTTGTTTGCAGTTATACGGTATGCAAAAGGAGGTGGTGATGGCGGTGGAGGAGTTGAACACAGTTGTGGGCGTTGAGGGTGTGTCAATTTGA
- a CDS encoding efflux RND transporter permease subunit has translation MHTFIDRIITFSLRNKFFIFFLTVIAVIAGAVSFLHTPVDAFPDVTNTKVTIITQWPGRSAEEIEKFITIPVEIAMNPVQKKTDIRSTTLFGLSVIHVMFDDDVDDFYARQQVYNLLNDADLPEGVTPEVQPLYGPTGEIFRYTLRSDKRTVRELKTFQDWVIERKLRAVPGVADIVSFGGEVKTFEVSVNPNQLINYGVTTLELYDAIAKSNINVGGDVITRSSQAYVVRGIGLINDVKEIENIVVKNINGTPILVKNLADVHESSLPRLGQVGRMEEDDVVQGIVVMRKGENPSEVIAALKDKIADIQQNSLPEDVRIVPFYDRENLVDLAVHTVTRNLIEGILLVTFIVLIFMADWRTTVVVSIIIPLALLFAFICLRAMGMSANLLSMGAIDFGIIIDGAVVMVEGLFVALDRKAREVGMPAFNVMSKMGIIRHTAKDRAKAVFFSKLIIITALVPIFSFQKVEGKMFSPLAYTLGFALLGALIFTLTLVPVLSSMLLKKNVREKHNPFLAWVNRMATGLFDRCHAHKRMTVTVTTAVAAVGLWCFTLLGTEFLPQLNEGSIYIRATLPQSISLDESVELANRMRRTLASYPEVRQVLSQTGRPNDGTDATGFYNIEFHVDIYPEKQWESKLTKAELIEKMQERLDIYPGVDFNFSQPISDNVEEAASGVKGSIAVKVFGKDLYESEKKAVEVYKVLQTVDGIEDLGVIRNIGQPELRIELNESRLARYGVAKEDVQSIIEMAIGGKSASLLYEDERKFNIMVRYESSFRRSEDEIGKILVPARDGAMIPVKELADIRTITGPLIIYRDNHARFCAVKFSVRGRDMGTAVAEAQQKVKERVRLPEGYTLKWTGDFENQQRATKRLAQVVPVSIAIIFIILFVLFGNARDAGLVLLNVPYAAVGGILALLLTRFNFSISAGIGFIALFGICIQNGVIMISDIKSNLKARSPLDQAIKQSVRSRVRSVLMTASMAAIGLMPAALSHGIGSESQRPLAIVIIGGLIGATFFTLFVFPLMVETFYRRMLYDKDGKLLQRKL, from the coding sequence ATGCATACCTTTATAGATAGAATCATCACCTTCTCGCTCAGGAACAAGTTTTTCATCTTTTTCCTGACCGTGATAGCCGTTATCGCCGGGGCGGTCAGTTTCCTGCATACACCTGTCGACGCTTTTCCCGATGTGACGAACACGAAGGTGACGATCATTACCCAATGGCCGGGACGGAGCGCGGAGGAGATCGAGAAGTTCATCACGATCCCGGTCGAGATAGCCATGAACCCGGTACAGAAGAAGACGGATATCCGGAGTACGACACTGTTCGGGCTGTCGGTCATCCATGTGATGTTTGACGACGATGTGGACGATTTCTATGCCCGCCAGCAGGTCTATAACCTCTTGAACGATGCAGACCTGCCGGAAGGGGTGACACCGGAGGTACAGCCGTTGTACGGGCCTACGGGAGAGATTTTCCGGTATACATTGCGTAGCGACAAACGGACGGTACGGGAGTTGAAGACTTTCCAGGATTGGGTGATCGAACGGAAACTGAGGGCGGTCCCCGGAGTGGCGGATATCGTCAGCTTCGGAGGGGAGGTGAAGACCTTCGAGGTGAGTGTGAATCCGAACCAGCTGATCAACTACGGGGTGACGACACTCGAGCTCTATGACGCCATTGCCAAAAGCAATATCAACGTAGGAGGGGACGTGATCACCCGGAGTTCGCAGGCGTATGTCGTCCGGGGGATCGGTTTGATCAACGACGTGAAGGAGATCGAGAATATCGTGGTGAAGAACATCAACGGTACGCCTATCCTGGTGAAGAACCTGGCGGACGTGCATGAGTCCTCTTTGCCCCGTCTCGGGCAGGTCGGAAGGATGGAAGAGGACGACGTGGTGCAGGGGATCGTCGTGATGCGGAAAGGGGAGAACCCCAGTGAAGTGATCGCCGCCCTGAAAGACAAGATCGCCGATATCCAGCAAAACTCGTTGCCGGAGGATGTGCGGATCGTCCCCTTCTATGACCGGGAGAATCTGGTGGACCTGGCGGTGCATACGGTGACTCGCAACCTGATAGAGGGAATCTTGCTGGTGACTTTCATTGTGTTGATTTTTATGGCGGACTGGCGTACGACGGTCGTGGTGTCGATCATCATACCGTTGGCGCTGCTCTTTGCTTTCATCTGCCTCCGGGCGATGGGGATGAGTGCGAACCTGCTGTCGATGGGGGCGATAGACTTCGGCATCATTATCGACGGGGCGGTCGTGATGGTAGAGGGGCTGTTTGTCGCACTCGACAGGAAAGCCCGCGAAGTGGGGATGCCTGCCTTTAACGTGATGAGTAAGATGGGGATTATCCGGCATACAGCGAAAGACCGGGCGAAAGCTGTGTTCTTTTCCAAGTTGATCATCATCACGGCATTGGTTCCGATCTTCTCTTTCCAGAAGGTCGAAGGGAAGATGTTCAGTCCGTTGGCCTATACGTTGGGCTTCGCCCTGTTGGGGGCCTTGATCTTTACCCTGACACTTGTGCCGGTCCTCTCGTCGATGTTGTTGAAGAAGAATGTGAGGGAGAAGCATAACCCGTTCCTGGCTTGGGTAAACCGGATGGCGACGGGGCTGTTCGACCGTTGCCATGCCCATAAACGGATGACGGTGACGGTGACGACAGCGGTGGCGGCTGTCGGGTTGTGGTGCTTCACCTTGTTGGGGACGGAGTTCCTGCCGCAGTTGAACGAAGGTTCCATCTATATCAGGGCGACGCTTCCGCAGAGCATCTCGTTGGATGAATCGGTGGAACTGGCAAACCGGATGAGGCGCACGTTGGCTTCTTATCCCGAAGTCCGCCAAGTCTTGTCACAGACGGGACGGCCGAACGATGGGACGGATGCGACAGGTTTCTACAACATCGAGTTTCATGTGGATATCTATCCGGAGAAGCAATGGGAGAGCAAGCTGACGAAAGCGGAACTGATCGAGAAGATGCAGGAACGGCTGGATATCTATCCGGGGGTGGACTTCAACTTCTCGCAACCGATCAGCGACAACGTGGAGGAGGCAGCCAGCGGGGTAAAAGGTTCTATCGCAGTGAAGGTGTTCGGCAAGGACCTGTACGAGTCGGAGAAGAAAGCGGTCGAGGTGTATAAGGTCTTGCAGACGGTGGACGGGATCGAAGATCTGGGCGTGATCCGCAATATCGGACAGCCGGAACTGAGGATCGAACTGAACGAATCCCGCCTGGCGCGTTACGGTGTGGCGAAAGAGGACGTGCAGTCGATCATCGAGATGGCGATCGGGGGCAAGAGCGCCTCGCTGCTTTACGAGGACGAACGGAAGTTCAACATCATGGTCCGTTATGAATCCTCTTTCCGCCGGAGTGAAGACGAGATCGGCAAGATACTGGTCCCTGCACGCGACGGGGCGATGATCCCGGTCAAGGAACTGGCGGATATCCGCACGATTACGGGACCGCTGATTATCTACCGCGATAATCATGCCCGCTTCTGTGCCGTCAAGTTTTCCGTCCGCGGACGGGATATGGGGACGGCTGTCGCCGAAGCGCAGCAGAAGGTGAAGGAGCGGGTGCGTTTGCCGGAGGGTTATACGTTGAAATGGACAGGCGATTTCGAGAACCAGCAACGGGCCACGAAACGGTTGGCACAGGTCGTACCGGTCAGTATCGCGATTATCTTTATCATCCTTTTCGTCCTCTTCGGGAATGCCCGTGATGCAGGACTGGTCTTGTTGAATGTGCCGTATGCCGCGGTCGGGGGGATTCTGGCTTTGCTGCTTACCCGTTTCAACTTTTCGATATCGGCGGGGATCGGGTTTATCGCTCTCTTCGGTATCTGCATACAGAACGGGGTGATCATGATATCGGATATCAAAAGTAACCTGAAGGCTCGTAGCCCGTTGGACCAGGCCATCAAACAGAGCGTCCGTTCGCGTGTCCGCTCCGTCCTGATGACAGCTTCGATGGCTGCTATCGGTCTGATGCCTGCGGCACTCAGTCACGGCATCGGTTCGGAAAGCCAGCGGCCATTGGCGATCGTCATCATCGGCGGCCTGATAGGAGCGACCTTCTTCACCCTCTTCGTCTTCCCCCTGATGGTCGAAACCTTTTACCGGCGGATGCTGTACGATAAAGACGGAAAATTGTTGCAACGTAAATTATAA
- a CDS encoding septal ring lytic transglycosylase RlpA family protein — translation MPFRLVHILLLLVAFAGKGEVWGQEEGLASYYHNRFHGRKAASGRVHDADELVAAHRTYPFGTFLRVTNLANMKRVIVCVTDRGPFRKGRIIDVSVGAAELLGFKKKGLARVRIEVVPGKIDLSLLDLLYPKIPFLEVDHLRVKPPYRIDLKK, via the coding sequence ATGCCCTTCCGTCTGGTACATATCCTTCTCCTGCTGGTCGCTTTCGCGGGCAAGGGGGAAGTGTGGGGCCAGGAGGAAGGGCTTGCTTCTTATTACCACAACCGTTTCCACGGGCGTAAGGCTGCCAGTGGCCGGGTCCATGATGCGGACGAGCTGGTCGCTGCCCACCGGACCTATCCTTTCGGCACTTTTCTGCGTGTCACCAATCTGGCCAATATGAAGCGGGTGATCGTCTGTGTCACTGACCGCGGGCCTTTCCGCAAGGGCCGTATCATCGATGTCTCTGTCGGTGCGGCCGAACTTCTGGGCTTTAAGAAAAAAGGTCTTGCCCGTGTCCGTATCGAGGTCGTTCCGGGTAAAATCGATCTCAGCCTTCTCGATCTTCTCTATCCCAAGATTCCTTTTCTGGAAGTGGATCATCTTCGGGTGAAGCCACCTTACAGGATCGATCTGAAAAAATGA
- a CDS encoding tyrosine-protein phosphatase has protein sequence MFSLLFPKKKVVHTDLLRGTADVHSHLLPGVDDGVQSVDDMRAALKSMQEAGVERVFLTPHVMADLPDNRRSYLQDRFACMKMLAPEGIELRLVAEYMLDAGFRLQMADGLLTYADRQVLVETSYLSPPPDYLNLLYELRLEGYTPVLAHPERYMYMTKEDYFRLKDKGYKFQLNLFSLAGVYGARPAKYAAYLMKEGFYDYAGSDLHHPDDYKRNLARLKLSGKMFDALREVLENNKGL, from the coding sequence ATGTTTTCCTTACTTTTTCCGAAGAAGAAAGTGGTTCACACCGATTTATTGAGGGGGACGGCAGATGTGCATTCACATCTGCTGCCCGGTGTGGACGACGGTGTGCAGAGCGTCGATGATATGCGGGCGGCTCTGAAATCGATGCAGGAGGCAGGTGTGGAACGTGTTTTCCTGACTCCCCATGTGATGGCGGACCTGCCCGACAACCGGCGCAGTTATCTGCAGGACCGTTTTGCCTGCATGAAAATGCTTGCCCCGGAAGGGATCGAGCTGAGGCTGGTGGCTGAGTATATGCTGGATGCCGGTTTCCGTTTGCAGATGGCGGACGGATTATTGACGTATGCGGACAGGCAGGTTTTAGTCGAGACTTCCTATCTCTCGCCGCCTCCCGACTATCTGAACTTGCTTTACGAGCTGAGGTTGGAGGGCTACACGCCTGTCCTGGCTCATCCGGAGCGGTATATGTATATGACGAAGGAGGATTATTTCCGGCTGAAGGACAAGGGTTACAAATTCCAGTTGAACCTGTTCTCCCTTGCCGGCGTATATGGCGCCCGTCCTGCCAAATATGCCGCCTACCTGATGAAGGAGGGTTTCTATGACTACGCCGGTTCCGACCTGCATCATCCTGACGACTACAAGAGAAACCTCGCCCGGCTGAAACTATCGGGCAAAATGTTCGACGCTCTCAGGGAGGTGCTGGAGAATAACAAGGGACTATAG
- a CDS encoding efflux RND transporter periplasmic adaptor subunit gives MNKKTLFLLFLFPLFFSCGKQAAMPEQTSTDLMLTDSLRQVISVDTVRRTPLNNELLLNGRVAFDAEQVAQVYPIFGGTVTQVEVEAGDYVEKGDLLAVIRSSEVADFEKQQKDAVRRLALADRNLEAVRDMLGSGTASERDLLQAEQEAAGAKAEVKRLREVYDIYRIGANSTYDITSPVSGFVVGKNISRDMLIRSDREEELFTVSGLDNVWVMADVYEGDIRKIQEGALVRITTLAYGKDREFAGTIDKVYNLLDSESKTMKVRIKLNNKDYMLKPGMFTNVYVQCRVEGQLMPRIPAHALIFEGGKQYVVCVGTDGRLWMQEVGVYKQTDEYCYLNAGLKEGDVVVNKNTLLVYNALK, from the coding sequence ATGAATAAGAAAACTCTTTTTCTACTCTTTCTTTTCCCCCTGTTCTTTTCATGCGGCAAGCAAGCCGCCATGCCAGAACAAACGTCTACGGACCTGATGTTGACAGACAGTCTCCGGCAGGTGATCTCGGTCGATACCGTACGAAGGACGCCTTTGAACAACGAGTTGTTGTTGAACGGTCGTGTCGCCTTCGATGCGGAGCAGGTAGCCCAGGTGTATCCTATCTTCGGAGGGACCGTTACGCAGGTAGAGGTTGAAGCCGGCGATTATGTGGAGAAAGGCGATCTCCTTGCCGTTATCCGAAGCAGCGAAGTGGCCGATTTCGAGAAACAGCAGAAGGATGCCGTCCGTCGACTCGCTTTGGCCGACCGTAACCTCGAAGCGGTACGGGATATGCTCGGAAGCGGAACGGCCTCCGAACGTGACCTCTTGCAGGCTGAACAGGAAGCTGCCGGTGCGAAGGCGGAGGTGAAAAGGCTGCGTGAGGTGTATGACATCTACCGGATCGGTGCCAACTCGACTTACGATATAACCTCTCCCGTCTCCGGCTTTGTGGTCGGGAAGAACATCAGCCGGGATATGCTGATCCGCTCCGACCGGGAAGAGGAGTTGTTTACCGTCTCCGGTCTGGACAATGTCTGGGTGATGGCGGATGTGTACGAAGGCGATATCCGCAAGATACAGGAAGGAGCGCTTGTCCGTATCACGACGCTCGCTTACGGGAAGGACAGGGAGTTTGCCGGGACGATCGACAAGGTCTATAACTTGCTCGATAGTGAGAGCAAGACGATGAAGGTCCGTATCAAATTGAACAATAAGGATTATATGCTTAAACCGGGAATGTTTACGAACGTGTATGTACAATGCCGGGTGGAAGGGCAGCTTATGCCCCGCATACCGGCGCACGCCCTGATATTCGAGGGAGGCAAGCAGTATGTCGTGTGTGTCGGTACGGATGGCCGCCTGTGGATGCAGGAAGTCGGCGTCTATAAGCAGACGGACGAATACTGCTACCTGAATGCCGGACTGAAAGAGGGAGACGTGGTCGTAAACAAGAATACTCTGCTGGTCTATAATGCTTTAAAATAA